The Candidatus Latescibacterota bacterium sequence CGGATATTTCGATTCGCAGATGAAAGTAGATATCCCAGTCATCCGCAACCAGGTCCTGATCGTACTCGACCGACTTCCTCCGGGCGAACTTATACTTGAGATCATTCCTTACGCGGAACTATGGATAGACGGCCGACTGGTCGAAAGGGACGCGGTGAACTACCGAGCGTCCCTTCTGCAGGGAAGTTATCTGATCGAACTGCGGCATCCCGTATTCGGTGACATCACAGAAACGGTGATTCTCAGATCGGGCGAGACGACTAAAAAGACTTTCAACCTGGAGAGAAGAGACTGATGACAGGCAAAGTATTATCCGAAAGATACCGGATCGACAAGAAGATAGGCCAGGGTGGGTTCGCGATCGTCTACCTTGCGCACGACGAAAAACTGGGAAGGGAAGTAGCTGTAAAAGTTCTTTCGTCTGTCGAAGAAAACGAATCGTTTCGGGAGAGATTCCTCAGAGAAGGGCAGGCGCTTGCCAACCTGAACCATCCTAATATCCTGACTATATACGATTGCGGCAGCTACGAGGGCCATGAATATATCGTGATGGAACTGATAAACGGACCCTCGCTCGAATACCTGACAACAAAGACAAGCCTTTCAATATCGCAGGTCTGTTCGATCGCGTTGCAGATCTGCCAGGCGATGGAACACGCCCACTCGCAGGGGATCATCCACCGTGACCTTACTCTGAAGAATATAATGCTGGACGAGGAGGACGCGGACAAGGCGAGAGTCAAACTCCTCGACTTCGGCCTGGTCAAATTCATTAATTCCGGGTTGCTGACGACAGGAAACGCAATGATGGGTACTCCGGCCTTTATGGCTCCGGAGCAGATTCTTGGCAAGAATACAGACGGACGGGTCGATATCTGGGCCTTTGGTATAGGGCTTTACAGGATAATCACGGGATCTTATCCATTCGCGGGGGAACATCCCGCGGCGTTGATGTACTCGATAGTCAACGAGACCGAAATAGATTTTCC is a genomic window containing:
- a CDS encoding serine/threonine-protein kinase PknK — protein: MTGKVLSERYRIDKKIGQGGFAIVYLAHDEKLGREVAVKVLSSVEENESFRERFLREGQALANLNHPNILTIYDCGSYEGHEYIVMELINGPSLEYLTTKTSLSISQVCSIALQICQAMEHAHSQGIIHRDLTLKNIMLDEEDADKARVKLLDFGLVKFINSGLLTTGNAMMGTPAFMAPEQILGKNTDGRVDIWAFGIGLYRIITGSYPFAGEHPAALMYSIVNETEIDFPETVSEGFREIISRCIEKEPDDRPQGFGELISSLEDIKRSLSDSVSGVTTMMSNVSNFADRSSKRNPYLNRVMIKNLKEFIGREKEVRKIYSRLDAPQPQSISIVGDRRIGKSSILNFVYNRSNRKKYMQNHGASIFAYLDFQNTVDNSVPKFIDLLFNVFSFETGDRTKYTARPKTLEQLKDVIQEIHDSGKRIIIMMDEFELITRNENFEMDF